GAACAATCAAAGCACATTCATAATATTTACTAATTTCATTTAGAGAATCAACAACAATTTTTTCTACACCACCGTAAATAGATGAACATGAAAAATAACAAATTTTCATCTATTTCTTCCTTTTTTCATTTTTAAAATAAATGCATATAATCCTTGTCTACCACTAACCATAATTCTTGGTATTTCAAAATTAGAATATTTATTTTTATCAAAAACTCCATTTACAGTTGTAGTTGCATTAGTGTAACCTGTTTTTTCAACTATAGCTACAGAATCTTTATCATAAAAACCAAATGGATATGCAAACGAATCACATTTAATATCAAAAATTTCTTCTATTTGTTTTTTAGATTCTATTAATTGTTTCTCTTTCTCTTCTTTATTTAATTTTGGTAAATTTACATGATCAAGTGTATGAGAACCAATTTCAATTAATCCACTCTCAAGCATAGTTTTAATTTGTTCATTATTTAACATCTTTTCCTTATTCAATTCACTTGAAGCTTTATCTAAATCTTTATCTGTTGCCCAATTATTTTCAAACCTATTAAGTACAATATAAATCGTTGCTTTAAAACCATACTTTTGTAAAAGAGGAAAAGCATTTGTAAAATTATCTTCATAACCATCATCAAAAGTTAATACTACAGATTTTTCAGGGATATTTTCTAATTGAACTAGCTCACTTAAAGTAAAACTCTTAAATCCATTTTCTTTTAACCAAATTAATTGTTTTTCAAACTCTTTTGGTCTAACTCTAAGTCTATTAAATTTTGATTGATTTTTTGGCAAGTGCTCACTAATCATATGGTACATAAAAACTCTAGGATACGAAAAAGATATATCTTTTCTCCACCATGAAAATCTTAATGAAAAAAATATAAAAACAGCTACTACGATAATAATTACATATATCATACAGTTTTCCTAAAACTATCAGCATAAACAAAAAAAACAAATATTGTTAAAAAACTAAGTAATTCTTTAGAACCATAAGCACCAAAATCAAATTGTGTAACTACAATAAAATAAGTAGCAATAGGAAATAAAATGAAATTTTTACTATCATAAATTTTTTTTAAAACTATAAAAATTGTAAATACACAAGAGATTAAACCAAATAATCCTGTATAAAGTAATATTTCTAAGATTGAATTATGAGGATCAGGAAATTGATTTAAAAAATCATTTGGTAAATTTTTAAATGAATTTAATCCATATCCAAAAAAAATCTTTTCTTTTATAAATTCAATAGTATATAACCAAATAGTTGTTCTATTACTTGAATTTCCATTTAAAAGTTGTTCAAATCTATGCTGAAAAGAATCAAAGCTAAAGTATAAAAGTGCTAAAAAAATCATAAAAAATGAAAAATATACTATATGAGAAATTTTTATATTTTTATAATTTAATGCTAAAAGTATAATAAAAGAAAAACTACTAGCAACCCAAGAAGATCTAGAAAATGAGAAAATCATAAAAAATGAAAATAATAATAAAAGAACTAACCCAAAATTTCTTTTATAATTTAATAAATAAAAACTTGTGACAAACCCCATTCCCATCATTAAACCAAAAGCATTTCTATTATTAAGAGTACCTTTTATTCCTTCTCCCATAACAATATTTGGTTCTTGAATTATTTGATAAACTCCAGTTAATAACAAAAAGAAAAATGAAAATAAAGTAACAACTATAATATCTTTTTTTTTAAAAAAATCTAATCTATAAAAGTATGCAAGTATTATTAATATCAATCCATATCTGAAAATAAATGAAAAAATTGTATGCCAAGATTTTTTATCTAAAAATTCAGGATTTAGTAGATTTGACAATATCATTGCAAAAATAATAAAAGAAAATCCGATAAATAAATTCTTAGTTTCTTTTAAATTATCAAATAGAATGTTAAAACTTCTTGTCTTTAAAAGATGATATAGAAAAAATATGGAAATTAAAACAATTGAAATCTGAAAAACTGCATTTTTAAATGGTATTGAAAGAATCCAAATAAAAATTAAAAATTTAAAAATACTACTAGGATTTATTTTATTATAGAGATTTAACATACACCTTAATTCCAATCAAATTTTTCATCTTTTTTATAAAGGATTTAATTATATCTTAGTAATCTTAAATTAAAAAAAAATAATAATAAATATAAGAAACAAAGGAAAAATTAGATAAATTTCCAAATTAAAAAAGGTTTATAATATGCTCTTCAACTCCTACGAATTTATCTTCGCATTTCTACCAATAACATTTTTCATTTATTTTTATCTAAATAGTAAAAGATTAACAATAGCCTCAAAAGGTTTTTTAGTTTTTGCTAGTTTGTTTTTTTATTCTTGGTGGAATATTGCTTATCTACCTTTGATTTTAATCTCTATGTTGTTTAATTACACTATTGGAAATAGTTTATCAAAGAATGATGGTGAAAATAGAAAAGGTTTAAAAAAAACCTTTTCAAATAAATCTATTTTAGTTTTTGGAATAGTTTGTAATGTTGCTTTATTAGCATATTATAAATATGCAGATTTTTTTATTGAAAATTTTAATTTAGTAACTTCTTCTAATGTAAATTTTTTGCATTTAGTTTTACCTTTGGCTATATCATTTTTTACCTTCCAACAAATAGCTTATTTAGTTGATAGTTATAGAGGTGAAACAAAAGAGTATGACTTTTTAAATTATGCTCTGTTTGTTACTTTTTTTCCACAATTAATAGCAGGTCCTATTGTTCATCATAAAGAGATGATGCCTCAATTTGCATCTTCTTGGAATATGGTAAAAAATTATAAAAATATAGCTCTTGGTTTGTTTATATTTTCAATTGGATTGTTTAAAAAAGTAGTAATTGCTGATACCTTTGCAGTTTGGGCAACAGCTGGCTTTGATACGGCAACAACTTTAAATCTTTTTGAAGCTTGGGCAACATCTCTAAGTTATACTTTTCAATTATATTTTGACTTTTCAGGTTATACAGATATGGCAATAGGAATAGCATTAATGTTTAATATCAAACTTCCTATTAACTTTAATTCTCCATATAAAGCAACAAATATCCAAGACTTCTGGAGAAGATGGCATATAACACTTTCAAGATTTTTAAGAGATTATATTTATATTCCTCTTGGTGGAAATAAAATCTCAAGTTTTAGAACATACTCAAATCTACTAGCTACTTTTGTAATAGGTGGACTTTGGCATGGAGCTGGATGGACATTTGTATTTTGGGGATTTTTGCATGGAATGGCATTAATTATTCATAGAATTTGGTCAAACCTAGGCTTTAAAATGAATACAATTTTAGCTTGGTTTATAACATTTAACTTTGTAAATGTGGCATGGATGTTTTTTAGAGCTAAAGAGTGGGATGATGCTATTAAGGTTTTAAAGGGAATGGTTGGTTTATCTGGAGTTGTTTTAGCTGAAAAATATAATACAATTTTTTCTTTTTTAAATAATTATGGAATTATTTTTGATAAAGTAACAGGAAATATTGGAGATGGAAGTAAAAGTTTAATTTGGATTGGTTTTGGAATATTTTTTATTTTGTTTTTTAAAAATTCTACAGAAAAATCAAAAGAATTTGCTATAAATAATAAATCTTTATTTCTTACTCTTATTTATTTCTTAAGTTCAATTTTGTCTCTTAATCAAGTTTCAGAATTTTTATATTTTAATTTTTAAGGTAATAAAATGAAAACAAAAAGATGGATTAATTTATTTATTATATTTTCCTTTTTAGTAATGTTATTGACTATAAGTATTAATTATATAATAGACCCTCTTTGGACTTTTTCTCATTCTAATAAATTTAATAATGTACAAGATGGCTTTGATGAAAGACAGCAAAAAAGTAATTTTATTTTTAATAATGGATTAAAAAATTTTGATGGAATTCTTTTAGGAAGTAGTAGAACAACATTTATTAATCAAAACAGCTTTAAAAATATGAGAATTTATAATTATTCATTTAATGCAATGAAACCTAATGAATATAAAGACTATATAAATTTTGCAAAAAAATGTAAAGGTAAAGATTTTAAATATATTATTATAGGTTTAGATTTTTTTGGAACAAATCTTTTAAGTGAAGTAAAAATAAAAGAGCCTAATTATTATATAAGTAAAACTCAAAATTTATTTTATAAATATAAAATGTTATTATCTTTTTCAACTTTAAAAAAATCTTTAAAAAATATCAGAAATTCTTTATTTGATGAGAAACTATTTTATGATAGAAATAATATAAAATATCAATCTGTAGTAAGTGAAAATGAAAGAATAAAAAAGTTTTCAATGAACATGATATCTCAACCTTCAAATTTTGATGATTCAAAATATATTTATAATAATGAATATATAAATATTTTAAAAGAATTAAAAAATGAGAATCCAAATACAAAATTTATAATTTTTACTTCAGCCATTACTTCTGATTTATTAATTTCTATTTTAGAAGATAAAAAAAGGATTAATGAATATGAAAGATGGTTAAAAGAAACTCTGGAAGTATTTGGAGAAATAAATCATTTTATGACAATCAATTCCATTACAAAAAATTTAAATAATTATCCAGATGCGGATCATGCTTACCCAAATATTGTTAGTCTTATTGCCCAAAAGATATCCGAAACAAACAGTGAAGACATACCAAAAGATTTTGGGATTTTACTCACAAAATCAAATATAGATAATTTTTTAGAAAATCTAAAAATTGAGATAAATAACTATAAATAATTTTTATATAAACTTAGAATAAACTTTTAAAGTTTTATTTACCATGTTTTCCAAAGAAAAATTAGAAGCTATATAATTATATCCATCAAAACTTAGATTTCTTGATTTTAAAATCTCACTTGCTAACTCTTTTTCATCTCCCACTTCAAAGAAAAAGCCATTTTCATTTTCTATAATTATATCTTTTACTCCACCATGATTTGTAGCAATTACAGGTTTATTCATACAAATGGCTTCTGCAACTGCACGTCCAAAACTTTCTGGTTTTTTTGAACTACTAATTACCACATTACTTAAAGCATAAATTTGCTCGATTTTATTTTGGCTTCCTGTAAAAATGATATTTTCTTCTAAATTTAATTCTTTTATTAAGTTTTTCAAAGAGTTTAAATAATCCTCTTTATCAATTCTAACCCCACCAACAATTAAACCTACAATATTTGGAATCTCTTTTTTT
The genomic region above belongs to Arcobacter ellisii and contains:
- a CDS encoding polysaccharide deacetylase family protein yields the protein MIYVIIIVVAVFIFFSLRFSWWRKDISFSYPRVFMYHMISEHLPKNQSKFNRLRVRPKEFEKQLIWLKENGFKSFTLSELVQLENIPEKSVVLTFDDGYEDNFTNAFPLLQKYGFKATIYIVLNRFENNWATDKDLDKASSELNKEKMLNNEQIKTMLESGLIEIGSHTLDHVNLPKLNKEEKEKQLIESKKQIEEIFDIKCDSFAYPFGFYDKDSVAIVEKTGYTNATTTVNGVFDKNKYSNFEIPRIMVSGRQGLYAFILKMKKGRNR
- a CDS encoding O-antigen ligase family protein, translating into MSNLLNPEFLDKKSWHTIFSFIFRYGLILIILAYFYRLDFFKKKDIIVVTLFSFFFLLLTGVYQIIQEPNIVMGEGIKGTLNNRNAFGLMMGMGFVTSFYLLNYKRNFGLVLLLLFSFFMIFSFSRSSWVASSFSFIILLALNYKNIKISHIVYFSFFMIFLALLYFSFDSFQHRFEQLLNGNSSNRTTIWLYTIEFIKEKIFFGYGLNSFKNLPNDFLNQFPDPHNSILEILLYTGLFGLISCVFTIFIVLKKIYDSKNFILFPIATYFIVVTQFDFGAYGSKELLSFLTIFVFFVYADSFRKTV
- a CDS encoding MBOAT family O-acyltransferase, with product MLFNSYEFIFAFLPITFFIYFYLNSKRLTIASKGFLVFASLFFYSWWNIAYLPLILISMLFNYTIGNSLSKNDGENRKGLKKTFSNKSILVFGIVCNVALLAYYKYADFFIENFNLVTSSNVNFLHLVLPLAISFFTFQQIAYLVDSYRGETKEYDFLNYALFVTFFPQLIAGPIVHHKEMMPQFASSWNMVKNYKNIALGLFIFSIGLFKKVVIADTFAVWATAGFDTATTLNLFEAWATSLSYTFQLYFDFSGYTDMAIGIALMFNIKLPINFNSPYKATNIQDFWRRWHITLSRFLRDYIYIPLGGNKISSFRTYSNLLATFVIGGLWHGAGWTFVFWGFLHGMALIIHRIWSNLGFKMNTILAWFITFNFVNVAWMFFRAKEWDDAIKVLKGMVGLSGVVLAEKYNTIFSFLNNYGIIFDKVTGNIGDGSKSLIWIGFGIFFILFFKNSTEKSKEFAINNKSLFLTLIYFLSSILSLNQVSEFLYFNF